DNA sequence from the Parambassis ranga chromosome 1, fParRan2.1, whole genome shotgun sequence genome:
AGCTGCACAAAGGCAGCATTTATTGCAGGGTTGTACCGCTGGATTGCATTAGATTGCGCAGGTGTTCACGATATTGTGTCCATCTCCTTTCTCgttctcttctctctccccctctctctctctgtatttgtttgtgtatgcatgtgAGGGAGTTTGGCGTTTGTGAACATAATTTCTAAGTAGCGTCTGCATGTTTCTGATCTTGTTTACTACTGGGATACATTTCAGTAGAAAAGTCTTGTTATGCTTGCAAATTtctgagagtgagagagaagaaaTACGAGAGAAGTAAATGCAGGAATAAAAGACAGAGTCGGGGtgagagagcgagcgagcgagagaagagagaggcagagagaaaaggaagcaCTGGGGCAGATCAATAGTTGAGTGTTTTTTCTCCACAGTAATGATGAAATATGGTGTAAGCAGATCTGGTGCATAATCATTGCTGTgctccactgtttttttttttttttctgcatccgTGCGAGTGTGCTGCTTGTCCTTGTGTTATTttgactctctgtgtgtgtgtgtgcatgtggttaATGTACCCGCCATCCAAAAGTGCCTCGACTCCTTATTTACATAACCTCCCTgagaaccaaaaaaaaaaagagtatgaAATCAAGACAAATCCCATTGCAACACGCACGAGAAGTCAAAAGGATTAAAAAAGGGAAAACTAGTTTATGTTGTTCAAACGCTTGATCCAGCCTGCTGTTGTGAAGTAGGTTCAAACTCCAGCCTTACTCTTCTGATCAGTAGACTTCCCTTGTCAGCCCTCTGAGGACTTGACTTTTTTTATAAACCGTCTGATTATTGGAGACAATTCATTCCTTTACACTCCACACCACTGCAGACATCGTGGTGTTGGAGATATTGTGAATGGCGTGCAGCTGCTAAGATGCAAGGCCCTGGTAACAGGAGTATCCGTACCAGTGGTTGTCTACTAGTTGCATCATCTCTATGCGCTCTAACTTGCCGCATTTTTTAACTGCAGTGTGACGATCCCAGGATTGTGGTATGAATTTCagaacctttaaaaaaaaaaaaaaaaaaaaaaaacttgctcaCACAGAGTGGATCAATGCTAaggagcaaagagagagaacaaagatatgtgtgtgtgtcttaaatGTGGCGCCATGAGCTCTCCGCCGTCACCTGTGGCATTAAATTATTTCCATTTCAGTTCGTATTAGAAGCTGCTTTTGAAAGTGCACATCAGACCTGTTCTTAAAGTGAGTGGCATCTGGAGCCACataagtttgtgttattttgtttatGTCTTCTTAAGATCCTGCCTGTTTAAATGGAAATGTGTCAGTCAAGTTAGTGAAGAGTCAGTACAGTCAACATTACCAAATGTCCAACTAATAAcccaaaaaaatataaagttaCACAACGTCAGAGTAAAGGTCCTTTCACACTGTACAAAACCCTTCTTTTGACTGGACTCTTATATCATGTCAGCCACGCATTCTCTCTCTGTTGAAGTCGTGATCAAATATTGTCACAAATTGTTACTCACAGTGTAATCGTGAGGGgaacagggaaaaaaatccaaaatgttTACTTGTATACACCAATTTTTTAGCGTGTGCAGCATAAGAACATTATTTCTGAAGTTGTATTTGATGCATTTGTTTATATCTGCTGTAAAGTATTGCTAAAGCTAAAGTAGTGCTTTGTCTGACACTGACTAACTGCACGTCAACCTTCTATAACCCCGTGTGCATATGTCACAATGCCCGTAATGGTCACCAGGCCCATCCCGGTGCAGAAAGACCTCTCTGCTCCCCATGTGGTACCTCCACGAGCCACATGCACGCTTTGGATAAATGTTTGCTCAGAAGTTTCTCATGATAAAGTTTCTCATTAATGTGACTGATAATGACGAATGCATCCCCACAGAGTTGCCCGATGCTTACTTTGCTATTGCAGTCAAACTTTCTTCTTTGTCTCAAGTTAGTATTGCTGACCAGGGATGTACAGGGAGAAATAAACTTCCACCACGTCATTTAACTTATCGCTGTCTCCCTCGCAGCTCTCTGTttgttattcacacacacacacacacacacacacacaaagggagaaCCAACATAACCTACGGTACATGCTTTctctcttcaaaaaaaaaaaagcacttatGAAAAAAAGGAGCCGGAGCTCAATTGCCTGacagtgcagttttttttgcttgtgttggGAAATTTGTCATCACACTCCGACTTACTACCTGGAATGGGAAAAACGTGTCGACGCCAGGACTTTTTCTTGCCTTTAATAACACACttgtctcacaaacacacacacacatacccttTTTGAACTCTCAGGGAAAAGTGATCACTCTTCTCTCTGTATATAATATGCATACGAGCAGTTAGACTCTTGCTCTTTAGCGAGTCTTTTCCCTTcactttctctgttttctccatctcttctccacccctgtctctgtctgtgttatcATGCTTATTTCACGCTCTGCATACCTCCCAGTTAATAGCTTCCTgctttctccacacacacacacaaacacacagagttcatcctgctgtctgttcctcactctctctccatgGTCCTGTATCTCTGCTTTGAGCCTgcctccccctttctctctctctatatatgcACAGGTTGCCATTATCTCTGATCTGATTCCTAATTCTCAATTAGCCTCCACACAGTGCTCATCGTTAATTATTTACCAACTCCCTCAACACCGTCGGCCCACACTAGATCAATGAGCGTGAGCACTACTTGCTCTGTTTTTTAACAAAGGCAAGGTGGACGGCAGCCAGGAGAGGAGGTTTAAATTCACACTTGCTACATTTGTCCCTTTTTTCCTTTGTGTCTTCTCCATCATGTCCTCccagtgtgtcctcctgtgtgtgtcttactCTGCTGCCATCCTTTTGTGCTCTCTGTTATTGCTTAGAGACTTGCCCGAGGGGAGAAGGCTCAGTTAAGGCAGTTGTTATGGTAGGATTATTCAATAAACAGCCACTGCCGCTGCATCACAAACGACTTGTGACTCTTACAATCTATTTTTGATCATTCTCTATATGCTGACTTGTTTATGTGCCGTGTACACCCACACTTGCCGGCCCCCGGGTTGTTTTTGGAGCGACTAATCTGGCCATttattttcctgtgtgtgtgtgtgtgtgtgtgtgtgtgtgcacacagcgCAGCATGCCACCAGCTTTTAAGTAGGAAGTCTCTTTCTAAGaaattcctctgtgtgtggcgGTAGTGGCCAGAGCCAAAGGTCCTCTAAAACAAGATTAATTAGAGCACTGTCTGCAGactgccagacacacacacacacacacacacacacacacacacacacactgtttgtcagCATTACATGAAGAGAAAGGAGTCTGTCTTGTGTTGTTTCCTGTGTGGTTCGAACTGTCTTTATAAGTGCCCTAATCACTGTGTTCACCTTCTGCCATCGTTACCCCaggacacacacaatgtgaagccttcctttgtgtgtgtgtgtgtgtgtgtgtgtgtgggagagagagagagagagagatggtcaGCAGTGGTTTCATTGCACTGGATCAGCTTCAGAACTTTTCTAATTGGAGGTTTTAGTTGTGGTCGTTGCTGAGTTCAGGGTTTTCTTTTTCGACCCCAATcccccctccatccctccctccctcgctgctcctctctccctcctgcctccctcctccccttctctgTGCTCAACAGCTAAGCTCTTACAAATGTGTCGAGGATGCATTTTCACCCAAACGCTTTCCCacccccctcttcttcctccgtcTCTACCCTCCCCGTCGTCCAACTCCTCCTcattcctccctccatccccacctctgtccttctcctctcctcctcctcctccctactCACtcgcttctttttcttctcttctttctccctTGTCATTtgcacccccccaccaccctgTCCTCTCTCCATACTCAGCATTTTTCTAGGCTGTGGGTGTGATGTCTCTGTGTAACGCTAATCAGCTCTGGAGACGTCAGCATTCTTTCAGTCCTccttcatcaccaccaccaccaccttcccTCCTCCGTTCCCTCCGTCTCCTCCTACTCTTCTCTTTTCTTACCTGCTTTGTCTTCACCTtgctcaccctcttttttcctTCTTATCTTTTCTTGTCTTCTAACCACATTTTACTCATCTCCATCACTTCTCACCTCATCTCCCATCTCCATGTCtcgtcctctgtgtgtgtgtgtgtgtgtgtgtgtgtgtgtgtgtgtctactgtaACCGTAAGCAGCTCTGCTCTTGAGTCGTCAGCGTTCTTTCAGTTGCTCCATAAAAATACAGCCTACCACAGCAAAAAAGCTGTCTGTTGTAGCAACAGTGGCTGTGGCATTGACCACACCGCAGCGATCACCCCACAAGCATTATGGGAAGGACACCTCTggccctttgtgtgtgtgtgtgtgtgtgtgtatgcccaAGATGAATGGCGATGCCTTTGCTCAGCAGATGATCCCCTAACCTGGGTGACTTACACATGGTCCTTTGAGAACATACACAAACTAgtttgttgcagttttatacTGTGTTTTTGGTCAGGTTTTTTTGTAATGTTGATGCAATGGCTTCCAAACTTAATACTGGTCCCCCCCCCCGGTCCCCATCTGTAACACCACTGCACATAGCTACAGCCATGGATGAGTTTTCTTGCACATAAAGTTGTCTCATATTAGGCAAGATAGTAAACATAGACACTACTTCATTAGGTAAAACGTGTTAATGCAAACTTTCTTCCATTTTGCTCTGGGTCTAAATGCACTTGTCCAAAACATATATGGACTTTTTGACTTTGATAAATGATTGAGTTCGTTAAATTTTTGCTATAATGCACATAGGGATAGGACCctttaaatgtgtaaaagaaaacatgtcacAATACAGTGTTCATTTTCCACCGAGATGGATGCTAGCACTATGTTTATTTGGTTCATTCAGAAGTCTGTGCCAGCAAACATTCACcagttaaatgttttatttgtgcaGCAAATTTACagactacacaaacacaaacagtttaGTGTCCACAAATCGTGAactgagatttaaaaaaaaggttatgTGGCCGTGATTATCAGGTCTTATTCAAAAGACAGAGTTTGCAAAGTAATGCATTTTAATTGCCTTAAAACAGTGACCACTTCTACTGTTGTCCTGTTCTGAAAGTTGCAAAAAATATGTATAGCAGTAGGTAGGTAGGACACAACAGGAGTTGTGTGGGTGGTGAATCATTTACTGGTCAGTTGCAAGGATGTGCAAATAATTGGCAGGTGAACTGACGATGAAACAAACTGTTGGTGCAGCCAGTGTGCTGATATCATCTTGTCCCCTCTGTGACTTTGTTGGATTATCTCATGATCACATGTCACACCCTGCCTTTTGAAACCAGCTATTCTTGGTGCACCTGTGCACATTGCCTGGTAGGTTTATCCAGGCATCAGAGAGAGAACTTGCTACAGTTTATCTCAGACTCTCTATAgatcttctgtctctctgtgtgatcTCAGACTCCACAATGCTGAGATTGCAGCTCTACCGGAACCATACTGTGTCTGCTTGTTCTTCTTGTCAGCACAGATAGTTCTTCATGATTCTGATTGTTGAGCTATTTTCAGAACATTACTGGCTTTATGAAGCTGTTGAGGTTAACGTGCATCACAATTGAATTTAAGATACGTACAACAGTGGTGGAGAGAGCCTCGTTACCGACATGAAGTTTACTTGCCTCCGTGATTGGAGGTTGTTCTGAGCTTTGTGCATCTCCTTCACCATCTACATGCCCCATTCATCCCTGCAAACCTTGCCCAAACAGTTCCTCGTTACCTCTTGGTTGTAGCTGTTAATGTGACCAGATGCCATGTAGGATTTAAATGTTACCAGGAGTGCTATTGACACGTTTACAGAAAAATGACTGAGGTTACTGACATGAAGTACCGTAcatgtctgacagggataatgtTTTTGGTTTAGGTATTGTGATGCTGCAGAAAGGATTTTGGATCGATCAGATGTCTCTCTGATGAAGTGGTTTATTTGAATATGGTGTCAAACCTGTGCACCGTGCAGCCACACGTATCATACATGGTTTAGCTCCTTAAATAACTACATTTGCACATTTGTGTACTCGCAGTCAACCgttttacatgtgtgtttttattgtgccCCGCTGGCATGGCAGCagggtagtgtgtgtgtctgtgtgtgtgtgcttggcagcatgctttttgtttgtatgtagaTGCAGGGTGGGGGGGTTTGGGCACAGGGGAAATAAACCAGAGCCTGCCACgaaaacaaccttttttttgccCCTTCTGTTTTCACCCCCCACTCCtgttctggtttttttttttttgttaaaccacccccacccccgacagcttctctccctcccttcatgTCTTCATGTCTTTGATCCATCTTTTGTGTGAGGATGCACCTCCAGCTGTGGGAGGCTGCATCCCAACAAAATGCAAAGAGCACCGTGTTACACGAGGATAGAAGATGTTCAGTTATTGAGAAGAAGCTCTCGGTTAAATGAAAGAACGTGTATAACTGACTGATCCTAACCCATTAAGAGGAGCTTCACTTCGCTGAACTCAGATGCTTTAAATGATCCGTCGGAATAAACCTCACGTGTCATCGCCCCTTTCCCACAGTCTTCCATCATTTCATGGAATCTTAAACAGAATTTTTAAgttgctgtgcatttgacatgtttttttttacgcATGCATAATTACTTGTATGTGCATGTCAGTACATTTTTCTTTGATCTACCGCTATTTATAACTGTAGGATTTGTGGCAGTACAAACACTCGTGCACCctaacagacagagagacagaggtgcATTGTGGGGGAGGCTCGATGACACGCTCAGTGCCGTGCCTTTTGATAGAGAAGAATAAAGATGAAACATGACATGTTGCGTCGTGTCACTTGAAATGTCATTACTTCCCAAAAAGACAAGAGCTTTTTTTCATATTAAACAACTTATTTCCAGCTATACTTCTTTTTAAACTTCCCAGGGTGTGAAATGTACAGTGAGAGAACTGGCTGTCTTTAATCAGCAATTTGGTTTAACTGAACTTCTGATTCAGCAGTATCAGGTGCAGCGCTTTGGCTgagaagacatttttttgtttgctttgagGACAGCTGCATCTCAGTGTCCCCTTAGACAGCCAATcacgtgcatgtgtgttctCCTGTTGCCCTTTAGGCCTtcctcagcctgcagcctcATTTTGGGCAAACTCCTCGCAATTTAGGAAGACTGAcaggtgagggaggaggaggatgaggaggataaAAAAGTGCGAGCTGAAATTTGTGTGgcgggagaggagaggagaggagaggggagggaggggtgagaTCAGGAATCTGCTGAGTCATCATGACTGGTCTCATGATGAtcgctcagcagcagcaacaatagCCGCCctttatcaaacacacacacacacacaggtctgagaGATGAGAGAAAGACCAACACACCACACAAAGCATTTCATTGAGAGCTGCTGGAGATGCTCAGCCGTGGAGCCGTGCGCTCTAAGGACTGATCTCATCTTTTGCACTTCCATGCTCACTCTTTGTTGACTTCACTGTTGTGCCTCCATTCGTGTGTCTTTTGTTTCCACTTTggcacaaatacatttttatctcttcttcttcttcttgctttgctgaggtgtgtgtgtgtgtgagagggctTTTAACAGTTTGGTTTTCCCCTGGAGTCCTTCCCACAAATTTTaccacttcctcttctttcaCGCTCATTTCATTCCTATTGGCCTGAAGCCAACCAATAAGAGCTCAACAACACAAAGGTAGTGGGCACTGTCGGTGTTAACccaaaggaaacaggaagtcagggaAATTCTAAGAAAGGTTTTGTGTCACTTTCACTCATAGAATCTGAAACAGGTGCATCATATTCTAACATGCTCCCACAAAAGTGCCCCAGCGGTAGATTTAGATTTGGTTTATCGCCACTTGTCTTGGTAGGTATTGATATTCAGTTAATGTAGTTTTATTGCTCACATGGttcatctgtttttgtgttacTTTTGTGTGAAGTTTTGTGTGTTGTCCTGCTTTTCCACAGGTCTGTTCAGAAGAGCAAGGCTCTTGTGGCATGACGACGACTAACAAAGGAAATAAAGCCTTGAAGGTAAGCTTGTTCTACACCGAATTCTCTCAGTTGCGGTCTCTCTCTTGTCTTacttcttcctcctgtttcctcaCAGGTGAAGCGTGAGCCAGGCGAGAATGGCACCAGCCTCACGGACGAGGAGCTGGTGAGCCTGTCGGTACGGGAGCTGAACCAGCACCTGCGAGGGCTCTCCAAAGAAGAAATCCTGCAGCTGAAACAGCGGCGGCGCACGCTGAAGAACCGGGGCTACGCGGCCAGCTGCCGGGTGAAGCGGGTCACCCagaaggaggagctggagaagcaGAAGGCCCAACTGCAGCAGGAGGTGGACAAACTGGCCAATGAGAATGCTTCGATGCGCGTTGAGCTGGACGCTCTCAGGTCTAAGTACGAGGCGTTGCAGACCTTCGCCAGGACTGTGGCACGAACCCCCACTGTTGGGGTCGGGGTCAGGgctggagggggaggaggagggggtggggtggcGTCATCAGTCATAGGTCCGCTCATACCAGGGAAGGTAGCGACGGCGACAAGCGTGATCACAATAGTGAAGTCAAAAACAGATGCACGGTCTTGAGGGAAGGGAAGATAGATGAGGGTGTGTCAGGATGGagctcagctgcatcagagtaattcttcttcttcttcttcttcttctgtgctgccaccctcctccacctgcactgACTTCAGACAGCTGGGCAGTCTCACTTACATCGCCTCAGCTTGTTCCTGTCACTCGGCTCAGATCAGTGCAGATGAAGGAAAGGACAGAAGCAGAAGAGGATTATTGAGTCTAAAAAGATGCAAAGCCTTGGTCAGTGCATGATCACTTAGcacaggacaaacacacagggttCCTATGGTCACTGAAAGCCTGGAAACGTCAAACAATTGGAGAACTGTTTTATTCCAGGTCAAGAAAAAACATCTATTGCATGATAAGAAGTGGTAGAAATTTG
Encoded proteins:
- the mafgb gene encoding v-maf avian musculoaponeurotic fibrosarcoma oncogene homolog Gb — protein: MTTTNKGNKALKVKREPGENGTSLTDEELVSLSVRELNQHLRGLSKEEILQLKQRRRTLKNRGYAASCRVKRVTQKEELEKQKAQLQQEVDKLANENASMRVELDALRSKYEALQTFARTVARTPTVGVGVRAGGGGGGGGVASSVIGPLIPGKVATATSVITIVKSKTDARS